A portion of the Anoxybacillus gonensis genome contains these proteins:
- the cmk gene encoding (d)CMP kinase: MEKKISIAIDGPAAAGKSTVAKRLAEALSYVYIDTGAMYRALTYCALQRGVDVHNEKQLMNVLHDTYIELKPSPIGQLVLANGEDVTEAIRKNDVTNNVSYVAKHPAVREEMVKRQRELGQHGGVVMDGRDIGTHVLPHAEVKIFLLASVEERAKRRHEENVARGIPSNLEQLKEEIAQRDRIDSERSVAPLKKAEDAIEIDTTSLSIDEVVDRIMRIVQERVKG; this comes from the coding sequence ATGGAAAAGAAAATTTCGATCGCGATTGACGGACCGGCAGCTGCTGGAAAAAGCACGGTCGCGAAACGGTTAGCTGAAGCATTATCTTACGTTTATATTGATACAGGAGCGATGTATCGCGCCTTAACATATTGCGCTCTTCAGCGCGGAGTAGATGTTCATAATGAAAAACAATTAATGAACGTCCTTCATGATACATATATTGAATTAAAGCCGTCTCCAATCGGACAGCTTGTATTGGCAAACGGTGAAGATGTAACGGAGGCCATTCGAAAAAACGATGTGACAAACAACGTATCGTATGTCGCTAAACATCCGGCAGTGCGAGAAGAAATGGTGAAACGCCAACGTGAGCTAGGGCAGCATGGCGGTGTTGTGATGGACGGTCGCGATATTGGTACGCACGTGTTGCCACACGCTGAAGTAAAAATTTTTTTGCTCGCTTCTGTGGAAGAACGGGCAAAACGTCGTCATGAAGAAAACGTGGCACGTGGCATCCCTTCTAATTTAGAGCAACTCAAAGAAGAAATTGCTCAGCGTGATCGAATTGACTCTGAACGTAGCGTCGCTCCGTTAAAAAAAGCAGAAGACGCTATTGAAATTGATACAACATCGCTATCCATTGATGAAGTTGTTGATCGCATTATGCGCATTGTCCAAGAAAGGGTGAAGGGGTAG
- a CDS encoding YpfB family protein gives MKKIERMLWKLAIIQFIFLFIAQFVVSYSSIAPYIVKVIRYEGVMKNSATKTIETFDQR, from the coding sequence ATGAAGAAGATTGAACGAATGTTATGGAAGCTAGCGATCATTCAATTTATTTTTTTATTTATTGCTCAGTTTGTCGTTTCTTATTCGTCCATTGCTCCTTATATTGTGAAAGTCATTCGTTACGAAGGGGTAATGAAAAATTCCGCTACGAAAACGATTGAAACATTCGACCAACGATAA
- a CDS encoding flagellar brake protein yields the protein MIKIGVPLMLEPKYSEKIENYKCKVAEMGNGKIYIDYPIDMSTNRTAFLLDGTQLKVSFVGEDEAVYAFEAEVLGRTKRNIPLLILSYPGDEHLIRIQRRQFLRVDAIVDVAVHPLNDEFAPFTTVTSDISAGGAAIVLPNNETGVKHGMTIDIWLVLHMRSGDYHYLHFPARVVRIFEENVLKASLEFLEVNDVDRLTLIRYSFEKQLKTRKKEQLDA from the coding sequence TTGATTAAAATTGGAGTGCCGTTAATGCTTGAACCGAAATATAGTGAAAAAATAGAAAATTATAAATGTAAAGTGGCAGAAATGGGAAATGGGAAAATTTATATTGATTATCCGATTGATATGAGCACGAATCGCACTGCATTTTTGCTCGACGGAACGCAATTAAAAGTAAGTTTTGTCGGGGAAGATGAAGCGGTTTATGCGTTTGAAGCAGAAGTGTTAGGTCGAACAAAGCGCAATATTCCGCTTCTTATTTTGTCATATCCTGGAGATGAGCATCTTATTCGTATTCAACGTCGTCAGTTTTTACGTGTCGATGCGATTGTAGATGTTGCTGTTCATCCGCTCAATGACGAATTCGCCCCGTTTACGACCGTTACAAGTGATATCAGTGCGGGTGGTGCAGCCATTGTATTGCCAAACAATGAAACAGGAGTAAAACATGGGATGACGATTGACATTTGGCTCGTGCTCCATATGCGTTCAGGAGATTATCACTATTTACATTTTCCTGCGCGCGTTGTTCGCATTTTTGAAGAAAATGTTTTAAAAGCCTCTTTAGAATTTTTGGAAGTGAACGATGTAGATCGTCTGACATTGATTCGTTACAGCTTTGAAAAACAGCTGAAAACGAGGAAAAAAGAACAGTTGGACGCATAA
- the prsW gene encoding glutamic-type intramembrane protease PrsW has product MWAIISAGIAPGLALLSYFYLKDEYETEPLSLVLRMFLYGTFLVFPLMFIQHVLKVEHMLPNAFVEAFLSTSLLEEFFKWFVFYYAIYDHREFNEPYDGIVYGVSVSLGFATLENILYLFANGVEFAVTRALLPVSSHALFGVIMGFYLGRAKFGLPKKEKNYIWLSFLLPFLFHGIYDYILLTQERWIYYMLPFMIFLWWLALRKVKLARGMTIEMTQSSSQA; this is encoded by the coding sequence ATGTGGGCTATTATTTCTGCAGGGATTGCTCCCGGATTAGCGCTGCTCAGTTATTTTTATTTAAAAGATGAATACGAAACGGAACCGTTATCACTCGTTTTGCGCATGTTTTTATACGGTACGTTTTTAGTGTTTCCACTCATGTTTATTCAACACGTGTTAAAAGTTGAGCATATGCTCCCCAACGCCTTTGTTGAAGCGTTTTTGTCAACAAGTTTGCTAGAAGAGTTTTTTAAATGGTTTGTGTTTTACTATGCGATTTATGACCATCGGGAATTTAACGAACCATATGACGGCATCGTTTACGGAGTAAGTGTATCGCTCGGATTTGCTACGCTTGAAAACATTTTATATTTATTTGCAAATGGTGTTGAATTTGCGGTTACTCGCGCCCTTTTACCTGTATCAAGCCATGCGTTGTTTGGTGTCATCATGGGTTTTTACTTAGGAAGGGCAAAATTCGGTTTACCTAAAAAAGAAAAAAACTATATATGGTTATCTTTTCTCCTTCCGTTTTTATTTCACGGCATATACGACTATATTTTATTAACGCAAGAACGTTGGATATATTACATGCTCCCATTTATGATTTTTTTATGGTGGCTCGCTTTGCGAAAAGTCAAACTTGCGAGAGGGATGACGATCGAGATGACCCAATCATCAAGCCAGGCGTAA
- the sleB gene encoding spore cortex-lytic enzyme, which yields MRKWFICLFLIFSFSYTSQTHAFSKQVIQRGAVGDDVIELQARLQYLGFYRGKIDGVFGWRTYWALRNFQYKFKLPVDGLAGETTKQKLVRASKYYKSFVHNNLRKGNTFTHYGGVPLSKQVKARKTKTKNQATATKATNTKQMAVKRVKSAAVNVPNGFSQNDIQLMANAVHGEARGEPYIGQVAVAAVILNRINSPSFPNTVAGVIFEPGAFTAVADGQIWLTPNETSRKAVLDALNGWDPSSGALYYFNPHTATNGWIWSRPQIKRIGKHIFCK from the coding sequence ATGCGCAAATGGTTCATTTGTTTATTTTTGATTTTTTCATTTAGTTATACATCGCAGACGCACGCGTTTTCCAAACAAGTCATCCAACGCGGAGCTGTCGGCGATGATGTGATTGAACTACAAGCACGATTGCAATATCTCGGCTTTTACAGAGGGAAAATTGATGGAGTGTTCGGTTGGCGAACGTATTGGGCGCTAAGAAACTTTCAATACAAATTTAAATTGCCTGTCGATGGGTTAGCAGGAGAAACGACGAAGCAAAAACTCGTACGCGCATCAAAATATTACAAATCATTTGTTCATAACAATTTGCGAAAAGGAAATACGTTTACTCATTACGGCGGCGTTCCGTTAAGCAAACAAGTGAAAGCACGTAAAACAAAAACAAAAAATCAAGCCACTGCTACAAAAGCGACAAATACAAAACAAATGGCTGTAAAGCGCGTCAAATCCGCTGCAGTAAACGTTCCAAACGGATTCTCACAAAATGATATACAGCTTATGGCAAACGCTGTACACGGTGAAGCACGCGGGGAACCATATATCGGACAAGTGGCTGTTGCCGCAGTCATTTTAAATCGCATCAATAGCCCTTCGTTTCCGAACACCGTCGCAGGCGTTATTTTTGAGCCAGGAGCGTTTACAGCTGTCGCAGACGGACAAATTTGGCTCACCCCAAACGAAACGTCTCGCAAAGCGGTACTTGATGCCTTAAACGGATGGGATCCATCAAGTGGAGCGTTATATTATTTTAATCCACATACAGCGACAAACGGGTGGATTTGGAGCCGTCCGCAAATTAAAC